From a single Pseudalkalibacillus hwajinpoensis genomic region:
- a CDS encoding DEAD/DEAH box helicase has translation MKKFQDLGLSNTLIEAVNQMGFEETTPIQAGTIPMALEGKDVIGQAQTGTGKTAAFGIPMIEKIDTSLSHVQGIILAPTRELAVQVAEELNRIGQAKGVRALPIYGGQSIVHQIKALKKRPQLVVATPGRLIDHMERKTIRLSEVSFVVLDEADEMLNMGFIEDIEKILKGVPNERQTLLFSATMPKRIALLAEKFMSNPETVRTKSKEMTVPSIEQHYYEVRDSKKFDILCRLLDTQSPELAIVFARTKKRVDEVSEGLKKRGYMAEGIHGDLPQGKRDQVIKQFKDSTIDIMVATDVAARGLDISGVTHVYNFDIPQDPESYVHRIGRTGRAGKSGLASTFITPREYDHLKVIEKITKKAMQKRTIPSFAEAMEGQQQMAIQQLQSTIEEQDHSVYRSSAEQLLDDHDSITLLSAALKLLTKEPDTTPVKITEIAPLRAKKAQNRGGGGARGGRSRSNDRGGRSKGGSGGGYRGDRSSGGSGNKRRKFNDKGNK, from the coding sequence TTGAAAAAATTTCAAGATCTAGGTTTAAGTAACACACTGATTGAAGCAGTTAATCAAATGGGCTTCGAAGAAACAACACCAATTCAAGCAGGTACGATTCCGATGGCCCTTGAAGGTAAAGATGTAATCGGTCAGGCACAAACAGGGACAGGGAAAACAGCAGCATTTGGTATCCCGATGATTGAAAAAATAGATACTTCCCTTTCACACGTACAGGGCATCATTCTTGCACCTACACGTGAGCTTGCTGTTCAGGTAGCGGAAGAATTAAACCGCATTGGACAAGCAAAAGGCGTTCGCGCTCTTCCGATCTATGGTGGTCAGAGTATCGTTCACCAAATTAAAGCACTTAAGAAAAGACCTCAGCTAGTTGTTGCTACGCCGGGACGTCTAATTGACCATATGGAACGTAAAACAATCCGTCTTTCAGAAGTTTCATTTGTTGTTCTTGATGAAGCGGACGAAATGCTTAACATGGGCTTCATTGAAGACATCGAGAAAATTCTTAAAGGGGTTCCAAATGAGCGTCAAACGCTTCTATTCTCAGCGACTATGCCAAAGCGTATTGCCCTTCTTGCTGAGAAGTTCATGTCTAACCCTGAAACAGTAAGAACGAAATCAAAAGAAATGACTGTTCCTTCTATTGAACAGCATTATTATGAAGTTCGTGATTCTAAGAAATTCGATATTCTTTGTCGTCTTCTTGATACTCAGTCTCCTGAGCTTGCGATTGTCTTTGCAAGAACGAAGAAACGCGTTGATGAAGTATCTGAAGGACTTAAGAAGCGCGGTTACATGGCCGAAGGAATTCACGGTGACCTTCCACAAGGCAAGCGTGATCAGGTTATTAAACAGTTTAAAGATAGCACGATCGACATCATGGTAGCAACAGATGTTGCAGCTCGTGGTCTTGATATTAGTGGTGTGACACACGTTTATAACTTTGATATTCCTCAAGATCCTGAGAGCTATGTGCACAGAATCGGAAGAACAGGACGTGCTGGTAAATCAGGTCTTGCTTCTACATTCATCACACCTCGTGAGTATGATCACTTGAAAGTGATTGAGAAAATCACGAAGAAAGCCATGCAGAAGCGTACTATACCAAGTTTTGCAGAAGCAATGGAAGGTCAGCAACAGATGGCAATTCAACAGCTTCAAAGCACGATCGAAGAACAGGACCACTCGGTTTACCGTTCATCAGCTGAACAACTGCTTGATGACCACGATTCAATTACGCTTCTTTCAGCAGCTCTTAAGCTGTTAACGAAAGAGCCTGATACTACACCTGTTAAGATTACTGAAATTGCTCCACTACGTGCGAAAAAAGCACAAAACCGTGGCGGTGGCGGTGCCCGCGGAGGTCGAAGCCGCAGTAATGATCGTGGAGGCCGTAGTAAAGGTGGAAGCGGTGGAGGTTACCGTGGAGATCGCAGTAGCGGTGGAAGTGGTAACAAGCGTCGTAAATTTAATGACAAAGGCAACAAATAA
- the dat gene encoding D-amino-acid transaminase: MIIVNNQMISKEQAQIDIEDRGYQFGDGVYEVVRIYNGVFYELDAHFKRLERSASEIKIKLPFQLKELKTRVEKLVTLNNVHSGHLYLQVTRGAAPRNHPFPVKAEPVLVAYTKEYDHEPSRLPGRAMFTEDIRWLRCDIKSLNLLGNVLAKQESQERGFDEAIFHRGDIVTEGSSTNVFMIKNRIVYTHPANQLILDGITRRKILSLANDLGLQVKEEAFTKDELLSSDEAFISSTTQEVRPIIEVNGHTIGSGKEGDVTAAIHAEFVKSLPVSVN, from the coding sequence GTGATAATCGTTAATAATCAAATGATATCAAAAGAACAGGCGCAAATTGATATCGAAGACAGAGGCTACCAGTTCGGAGACGGTGTATATGAAGTTGTCCGCATTTATAATGGCGTCTTTTATGAACTGGATGCTCACTTTAAACGACTAGAACGAAGTGCCAGCGAAATTAAAATCAAGCTGCCTTTTCAACTTAAAGAATTAAAAACGAGAGTAGAAAAGCTAGTCACGTTAAATAATGTACATAGTGGTCATCTTTATTTACAGGTAACACGTGGTGCTGCACCGAGGAATCATCCCTTTCCTGTAAAGGCTGAACCCGTTCTTGTTGCCTATACGAAAGAGTACGACCATGAACCATCACGATTACCCGGTCGTGCAATGTTTACCGAAGATATTCGCTGGTTACGCTGTGATATAAAGAGTCTTAATTTACTTGGGAATGTATTAGCAAAGCAGGAATCTCAGGAAAGAGGTTTTGATGAAGCGATTTTTCATCGCGGAGACATTGTGACCGAAGGAAGTTCGACGAATGTGTTTATGATTAAGAACCGCATTGTCTATACTCATCCCGCTAACCAATTGATTCTAGATGGCATTACAAGGAGAAAGATTCTTTCGCTTGCGAATGATCTTGGTTTACAGGTAAAGGAAGAAGCGTTTACAAAAGATGAGCTACTTTCAAGTGATGAAGCTTTTATCTCAAGTACGACACAAGAAGTAAGACCGATCATTGAAGTAAATGGACACACAATTGGATCTGGAAAAGAAGGTGATGTAACGGCTGCCATTCACGCAGAATTTGTGAAAAGTTTACCTGTATCTGTGAATTGA
- a CDS encoding SDR family NAD(P)-dependent oxidoreductase, which produces MIEEWNQFVLFAIVTGAGKGIGRALAIGAAEASADVAILARTLEDIQETAALVRDHGRKAYPLQVNITNHEEITEAVTRIKQEAGQIDVLINNAGMNIRSKAEDVTEEEWTKIFQTNLQGAFFMSQSCAKVMKESGGGKIINIASVAGQVALRTGVVYAATKAGMIQMTKNLALEWAVDHISVNAIGPWYFRTPLTDKLLQNEEYLQDILARTPMKRVGELKDLVGAAVFLSSEASDYMTGQTLFVDGGMTIYGF; this is translated from the coding sequence ATAATAGAGGAGTGGAATCAATTTGTCTTATTTGCCATCGTAACGGGAGCCGGAAAAGGAATAGGCAGGGCACTCGCTATCGGCGCGGCTGAAGCTTCAGCAGATGTAGCAATCCTCGCAAGAACACTTGAGGATATTCAAGAAACAGCTGCGCTCGTTCGCGATCATGGAAGAAAAGCTTATCCGTTGCAAGTGAATATTACAAACCATGAAGAGATTACTGAGGCAGTGACGCGGATTAAGCAAGAAGCTGGACAAATAGATGTACTGATTAACAACGCAGGAATGAACATCCGCTCAAAAGCTGAGGATGTAACGGAAGAGGAATGGACGAAAATCTTTCAAACGAACCTGCAGGGTGCTTTTTTTATGTCCCAATCCTGCGCTAAAGTAATGAAAGAAAGTGGTGGAGGAAAAATCATTAATATCGCCTCTGTCGCTGGACAAGTCGCACTTCGAACTGGTGTTGTCTATGCAGCTACAAAAGCCGGGATGATTCAAATGACCAAAAATCTGGCGCTTGAGTGGGCAGTAGATCATATTTCAGTTAATGCGATCGGGCCATGGTACTTTAGAACCCCACTGACAGACAAATTATTACAGAATGAAGAGTATCTTCAGGACATCCTCGCAAGAACCCCAATGAAGCGCGTTGGAGAGCTGAAGGATCTTGTAGGGGCAGCAGTCTTCCTTTCATCAGAGGCATCAGACTACATGACTGGTCAGACGTTATTCGTAGATGGTGGTATGACCATTTATGGATTTTAA
- a CDS encoding helix-turn-helix domain-containing protein — protein sequence MRQDTLGSSMKELRLYLGLSQADLSDGICTQALISQIETNTVSPSAELLYQLASRLGVDINYFFHMRETPRLDYVNEVIRQVRRHIKHREYHEVANILEGEKSNPLFKTVKNKQFYLWHQAICMYYLSHDSTAALELLNKALQYTKTTSKNFSEREIEILISMAILYSEEKDWDQALPLFHKALYHVRFFPIINDETIEIRLYYNYAKALSSCQKYEKALSISREGFLLCREKQRLYLFGELSYQCGKLHYLLGKHELASEYLATASTIFELDQNHVFKTHVDQYARKIGMMLHKA from the coding sequence GTGCGTCAGGATACACTCGGATCTTCTATGAAGGAACTTCGTTTGTACCTTGGACTTTCGCAGGCCGATCTGTCGGATGGCATCTGTACACAGGCATTAATTAGTCAAATCGAAACGAACACTGTTTCTCCTTCAGCTGAGTTACTCTATCAACTTGCTTCAAGACTTGGGGTAGATATTAATTACTTCTTCCACATGAGGGAAACGCCTCGCCTGGATTACGTGAACGAAGTGATTCGTCAGGTAAGGCGACATATTAAACATCGTGAATACCATGAAGTGGCCAACATTCTCGAGGGAGAAAAGTCGAACCCCCTTTTTAAAACCGTCAAAAACAAGCAGTTCTATCTCTGGCATCAGGCGATTTGCATGTACTACTTAAGTCATGATTCAACAGCTGCTCTTGAACTTCTCAATAAAGCGCTTCAGTATACCAAAACCACGTCTAAAAATTTTTCTGAACGAGAAATAGAAATACTAATTAGTATGGCTATTCTATATAGTGAAGAAAAAGATTGGGACCAGGCCCTACCATTGTTTCATAAAGCACTCTACCATGTCCGATTTTTCCCTATTATTAATGATGAAACAATCGAAATCCGACTTTATTATAATTACGCAAAAGCACTCTCTTCCTGCCAAAAGTATGAGAAGGCATTATCTATCTCAAGGGAAGGGTTTCTCTTATGCCGTGAGAAACAACGACTTTATTTATTTGGTGAGCTTAGCTACCAGTGCGGCAAGCTTCATTACTTACTTGGAAAGCATGAGCTCGCTTCTGAGTATCTCGCTACTGCTTCTACAATTTTTGAGCTTGATCAAAATCATGTTTTTAAAACCCATGTTGACCAGTATGCTAGAAAAATCGGAATGATGCTTCATAAAGCATGA
- a CDS encoding putative holin-like toxin: protein MEELTLFITAGLFFVSLFNFIVILIEKTKHK from the coding sequence ATGGAAGAACTCACATTGTTCATCACAGCAGGACTATTCTTCGTATCACTATTTAATTTCATTGTGATCTTAATAGAAAAAACAAAGCACAAATAA
- a CDS encoding uracil-DNA glycosylase family protein, with protein sequence MKDVHTYEKEYNALAERYEVKGVITPKTKLIFILESPHVAEIKNGVPVAGPSGSTMSKKLFGEEYANPLGLLLKKHQEENIERPSLDVVGLLNVCNIPMQKRPYSAEDLQGNHELLERFESIRKANQKTQFKDQELNLVQQFILEKFQLRLKNLTTREVTLVPCGRFAQKFFRLADVSSDRWTIVDDVPHPSYNSWSRERYKKAIDRVLVELNRHKV encoded by the coding sequence TTGAAAGATGTCCATACGTATGAAAAAGAATATAATGCGTTAGCTGAGCGATATGAAGTGAAGGGCGTCATTACCCCAAAAACGAAACTCATTTTCATTCTTGAGTCGCCACATGTCGCGGAGATAAAGAATGGTGTGCCTGTTGCAGGTCCATCAGGGTCCACGATGTCGAAGAAATTGTTTGGTGAAGAATATGCCAACCCGCTTGGTCTTCTTCTCAAGAAACATCAGGAAGAGAACATCGAACGACCTTCTCTTGACGTTGTAGGATTATTGAATGTATGTAACATTCCAATGCAAAAACGGCCATATAGCGCGGAGGATCTGCAGGGAAATCATGAGCTCCTTGAACGGTTTGAGTCGATTCGAAAAGCCAATCAAAAAACGCAGTTTAAAGATCAAGAGTTAAATCTAGTACAGCAGTTTATTTTGGAAAAATTTCAGCTTCGTCTTAAGAACCTGACTACCCGTGAAGTTACTCTTGTGCCGTGTGGGAGATTTGCTCAGAAGTTCTTTCGTCTTGCCGATGTATCAAGCGATAGATGGACAATTGTTGATGATGTTCCACATCCATCCTATAACTCGTGGAGTCGTGAGCGCTACAAGAAGGCAATCGATAGGGTACTCGTTGAATTAAATCGTCATAAAGTATAA
- a CDS encoding GDSL-type esterase/lipase family protein, producing the protein MYLENLSKGLKEVRELNKEAPIYFLGLFNPFSKAFGDIPEIDGIVKEWNEGSKEIASQYHDVTFVPIADIFLDTEENLLYKDAFHPNDEGYDLMGNRVVYYLKENKVVVNQ; encoded by the coding sequence ATCTATCTTGAAAATTTATCGAAAGGGTTAAAAGAGGTTAGAGAACTAAATAAAGAGGCGCCAATTTATTTTCTCGGCTTATTTAATCCTTTTTCAAAAGCATTTGGGGACATCCCTGAAATCGATGGCATCGTTAAAGAATGGAACGAAGGAAGTAAAGAGATTGCCAGTCAATATCATGATGTTACGTTTGTCCCAATTGCTGATATCTTTTTAGACACGGAGGAGAATCTCTTATATAAGGATGCTTTTCATCCTAATGATGAAGGGTATGACTTGATGGGCAATCGTGTTGTTTATTACTTGAAAGAAAACAAAGTAGTCGTAAACCAGTGA
- a CDS encoding GDSL-type esterase/lipase family protein, which translates to MRKMWKLLLVLIAIIVIGTTGTITYLYVKPGALPEFTDALPVGETVQESVEEEDITPAEPERVNVVGLGDSLTKGVGDRDRQGYIGYVSNRYFEADQNHDVTITNYAITGNETEDLLKRLDDKVVKESIQEADYIFLTIGGNDLFGVVKNHFLNLDQQYFALQKKSILKIYRKG; encoded by the coding sequence ATGAGAAAAATGTGGAAGCTACTTCTCGTCTTAATAGCCATCATCGTGATCGGCACGACGGGTACGATAACTTATTTGTATGTGAAACCAGGGGCACTACCTGAATTCACTGATGCCCTTCCAGTCGGTGAAACAGTGCAAGAATCAGTCGAAGAAGAAGACATAACACCTGCTGAACCTGAGCGTGTCAACGTTGTCGGTCTTGGAGATTCTTTAACCAAGGGCGTTGGGGATAGAGATAGACAGGGATATATCGGTTATGTGAGTAATCGTTATTTTGAAGCTGATCAGAATCATGACGTCACCATTACCAATTATGCAATAACCGGGAATGAAACCGAAGATCTATTAAAAAGACTTGATGACAAAGTAGTAAAAGAAAGCATTCAGGAAGCGGACTATATTTTTCTAACAATTGGTGGAAATGACCTGTTTGGCGTTGTGAAGAATCATTTCTTAAATCTTGATCAACAGTATTTTGCTTTACAAAAGAAATCTATCTTGAAAATTTATCGAAAGGGTTAA
- a CDS encoding GDSL-type esterase/lipase family protein, protein MKKQRIWLFLFLILAGGILLSVKPIMEYRSQRLNEIKQAASMMDMNEAPNDTVISSIAKKNDTKGTVVTPEVSGEKTKEVKTVSKSMEEATKEADMTMIGLGDSLTKGSGDSTDLGYIGRLAENIEKETDTSILVQNYAVHGRQTPKLYKMLKEKNVEKSLFEADVIVMSIGGNDLMKVVKDHFLDLQMDVFQKEQTSYVERLDLIMNRIRSINSEAPILFIGLYNPLLENFQSVTEIDQIVQRWNDATQNTVEKDGNTTFVPVYELFQSVDENLFFEDGFHPNDQGYELMARQIQYRLKQDNLVEEIPFE, encoded by the coding sequence ATGAAAAAACAGAGAATATGGCTGTTTTTATTCCTCATTCTTGCTGGGGGTATTCTTCTAAGTGTGAAACCAATAATGGAGTACCGCAGTCAGCGTTTGAATGAAATAAAGCAAGCTGCATCTATGATGGACATGAATGAAGCACCTAACGATACGGTGATTTCATCCATTGCAAAGAAGAACGATACGAAAGGGACGGTCGTTACACCTGAAGTTTCGGGTGAAAAGACTAAAGAAGTGAAAACCGTTTCGAAATCAATGGAAGAAGCTACGAAAGAAGCGGATATGACAATGATCGGTCTTGGAGATTCACTTACAAAAGGCAGTGGTGATTCGACGGACCTCGGGTATATTGGCCGACTGGCTGAAAATATTGAGAAAGAAACAGATACTTCGATCCTGGTTCAGAATTATGCGGTTCACGGGAGGCAAACGCCTAAATTATATAAAATGCTAAAAGAAAAAAATGTAGAAAAATCTCTCTTTGAAGCTGATGTCATTGTGATGAGTATCGGTGGCAATGATCTCATGAAAGTGGTTAAAGATCATTTTCTTGATTTACAAATGGATGTCTTTCAAAAGGAGCAAACCAGCTACGTCGAGCGATTGGATTTGATTATGAATCGAATAAGAAGCATAAATTCTGAAGCACCAATTTTATTTATTGGCCTTTATAATCCATTATTAGAAAATTTCCAATCTGTCACTGAAATTGATCAAATTGTCCAGAGATGGAACGACGCAACGCAAAACACTGTGGAAAAAGATGGTAATACCACTTTCGTTCCCGTTTATGAATTGTTTCAGTCGGTAGATGAAAACCTGTTTTTTGAAGACGGCTTTCATCCAAATGATCAGGGATACGAATTAATGGCAAGACAAATTCAGTATCGCCTAAAACAGGATAATCTCGTTGAAGAAATTCCTTTTGAATAG
- a CDS encoding HesB/YadR/YfhF family protein, with protein MKMTITKPAMNWFKREMDLEKGDHLRFFVRVGGCSTVQDGFSLGMTVEEPSEPALQTEEEGITFFVEQKDIWFFEELDFTVKFSRNKDEIEFVHGNKSENAKA; from the coding sequence ATGAAAATGACAATTACAAAACCAGCTATGAACTGGTTCAAGCGGGAAATGGATCTTGAGAAAGGAGACCATCTTCGCTTCTTTGTTCGCGTTGGAGGATGCAGCACTGTGCAGGACGGTTTTTCTCTTGGCATGACAGTTGAAGAGCCTTCTGAACCTGCCTTGCAAACCGAAGAAGAAGGTATCACCTTTTTTGTAGAACAAAAGGATATCTGGTTCTTCGAAGAACTGGATTTTACAGTTAAATTCAGCAGGAATAAAGATGAAATCGAATTTGTACACGGTAATAAATCTGAAAACGCGAAAGCTTAA
- a CDS encoding acyl-CoA thioesterase produces MYIATTPVEVRYGETDQMGVVYHANYLIWFEIGRTALINDLGFKYADMEREGILSPVVDIKASYKHPVRYGDDVTIKTWVENYNGIRVTYGYEVMSGDELCVTGESVHTCVKKDTFKPVSIRRKFPEWHQAYEEVKKKTVAERA; encoded by the coding sequence ATGTACATAGCCACAACACCAGTTGAGGTTCGCTATGGTGAAACGGATCAAATGGGCGTCGTATATCACGCTAATTATTTAATCTGGTTTGAAATTGGACGGACCGCACTTATAAATGATTTAGGTTTTAAGTATGCTGATATGGAGAGAGAAGGAATTCTTTCGCCAGTCGTTGATATTAAAGCAAGCTACAAACATCCGGTTCGTTATGGAGATGACGTTACCATAAAAACGTGGGTAGAGAATTATAACGGCATTAGGGTTACATACGGTTATGAAGTCATGAGCGGAGACGAGCTTTGTGTAACTGGTGAATCGGTTCATACGTGCGTTAAGAAAGACACATTCAAACCCGTTTCTATTCGAAGAAAATTTCCAGAATGGCATCAAGCGTATGAAGAAGTGAAGAAAAAAACAGTAGCGGAACGAGCGTAA
- the tlp gene encoding small acid-soluble spore protein Tlp produces MKSNPDDRRDNAGKLQRMVQDTIENIHDAEASLELTDSDLQKKLIKEKNHRREESIEAMRNEIKDEANNQQ; encoded by the coding sequence ATGAAATCAAACCCAGATGATCGCAGAGACAACGCAGGGAAGTTACAGCGAATGGTACAGGATACGATCGAAAATATACACGATGCAGAAGCATCGCTTGAATTGACGGATAGCGACCTACAAAAGAAGCTAATTAAGGAAAAAAATCATCGCCGTGAAGAGAGCATTGAAGCAATGCGTAATGAAATCAAAGACGAAGCAAACAATCAGCAGTAA
- the sspN gene encoding small acid-soluble spore protein N gives MSNPKRFPKSFKPNHLASVNPEAEGNKGKKMQTKGNLEPDYVPPKGK, from the coding sequence ATGAGCAATCCAAAACGATTTCCAAAGTCATTTAAGCCAAACCATCTTGCTTCAGTAAATCCAGAAGCAGAGGGGAACAAAGGGAAGAAAATGCAAACAAAAGGGAATCTTGAACCTGACTATGTTCCACCTAAAGGGAAGTAA
- a CDS encoding FbpB family small basic protein: MRRAKKVTFKELVMQNKLELMNDKKAIERIEDKFEQKHAKNL; the protein is encoded by the coding sequence ATGAGAAGAGCCAAAAAAGTTACGTTTAAAGAACTTGTCATGCAAAACAAGCTAGAGCTAATGAACGATAAGAAAGCGATTGAACGGATCGAAGACAAATTCGAACAAAAACACGCTAAAAATCTATAA